From the genome of Spinacia oleracea cultivar Varoflay chromosome 2, BTI_SOV_V1, whole genome shotgun sequence, one region includes:
- the LOC110798127 gene encoding uncharacterized protein has protein sequence MKRRYDPKVPIDISEDEEIGECLAIVKKEKRETKKIGVKVVKKSNSISEEEESVTFQIETDIPLRWVMIAFCQKSGLDFQTIRFEFNSAKLRETDTPHQLGMVHDDVIFSTLIPGGSGYSAVNYVTLCIRMHKETDMFRSVRRSTAILPQLMRCFPSSGPQKQGSLSFVYGGLKLDENHTAKELNMEDGDVSDGFNFNTMSSSLSIIRPHITLKVKCVSGNLTLFRVTQNTRLGQMMDRLVPPNPLSGDKNIRFLFHGRQLEATKTVEEVQLQDGDQIDSILCLRGC, from the exons ATGAAACGACGATATGACCCTAAGGTGCCGATTGATATTAGCGAGGACGAAGAAATAGGGGAATGTCTCGCCATAGTCAAAAAAGAAAAGCGAGAAACCAAGAAAATTGGAGTGAAGGTGGTGAAAAAGTCCAATTCGATAAGCGAGGAAGAAGAATCGGTTACCTTCCAGATTGAGACTGACATTCCGCTTAGGTGGGTAATGATCGCGTTTTGTCAGAAATCGGGTTTGGATTTTCAAACCATCCGATTTGAGTTTAACAGTGCTAAGTTAAGGGAAACGGATACTCCCCATCAACTTGGCATGGTTCATGATGATGTAATTTTTTCCACCCTTATTCCAG GTGGTTCTGGGTATAGTGCTGTGAATTATGTAACTCTATGCATCCGCATGCATAAGGAGACAGACATGTTTCGTAGTGTGAGACGCTCTACAGCTATACTGCCTCAGCTTATGCGATGTTTTCCTAGCAGTGGACCTCAAAAACAAGGCTCTCTAAGCTTTGTTTACGGAGGATTGAAGTTAGATGAGAATCATACAGCTAAGGAACTCAATATGGAAGATGGTGACGTCAGTGATGGCTTCAATTTTAACACAATGA GTTCTTCCTTGAGCATAATTCGTCCACATATTACTctcaaagtgaaatgtgtgTCGGGCAATTTGACGCTGTTCAGAGTCACTCAGAACACTCGTTTGGGTCAGATGATGGATAGATTAGTGCCGCCGAATCCATTGTCGGGCGATAAAAACATTCGCTTTCTTTTCCATGGCAGACAACTTGAAGCTACAAAAACAGTTGAGGAGGTGCAGCTCCAGGATGGTGATCAAATTGATAGCATTCTTTGTCTTAGAGGGTGTTAA
- the LOC110798124 gene encoding bidirectional sugar transporter SWEET7b-like, whose product MVNPDTIRTALGIVGNVTSFALFLSPASMIWRIFKNKSVEEFKFHPIVAGIMNCIMWVFYSMPFVHPHSILVTTINSIGLLMYIGFNLVFLRYADGKTRKSMGLYYLAELVFLAALACVTLLVFHNVTARSNFVGIFCDIFSIILYGSPLTVMYKVIKTKSVEYMPLSLSLAGLANGVVWSAYALIRFDIYILLGNGIGAILAIMQVILYACYYSTTPKKEKDAPKKGQVQMTGAEV is encoded by the exons ATGGTGAATCCAGATACTATTCGAACTGCTCTTGGAATTGTTG GAAATGTTACTTCCTTCGCCCTGTTTCTCTCTCCTGC GAGTATGATCTGGAGGATATTCAAGAACAAATCAGTGGAGGAATTCAAGTTTCACCCGATTGTTGCTGGTATAATGAACTGCATCATGTGGGTGTTCTACTCGATGCCGTTTGTGCATCCTCACAGCATTCTTGTTACGACCATCAACAGTATTGGTCTTTTGATGTACATAGGCTTCAACTTGGTATTCTTGAGATACGCTGACGGCAAGACAAGG AAATCAATGGGGCTTTACTATCTCGCCGAATTGGTGTTTCTGGCTGCCTTAGCCTGTGTCACCCTCCTAGTATTCCACAACGTTACTGCAAGGTCTAACTTTGTTGGGATCTTTTGTGACATCTTTAGCATCATACTCTATGGTTCACCTCTCACTGTTATG TACAAGGTCATCAAAACAAAGAGTGTAGAATACATGCCACTATCACTTTCCCTTGCTGGTTTAGCTAATGGAGTCGTATGGAGTGCATATGCCTTGATCAGATTTGATATCTACATTCTG CTTGGCAATGGCATTGGAGCCATACTCGCCATAATGCAGGTGATCTTGTATGCTTGCTACTATAGCACTACACCAAAGAAAGAGAAGGATGCACCAAAGAAAGGTCAAGTGCAGATGACTGGTGCTGAAGTCTAA